GAGAGAACGGCCACCAGAGGGCGCTGCTGTAGGGCTGATCTTATTATAAGTCAGTAACATATACTGTAAAGAACTATCAAAGTGATCACCACAGAGATGGATCCACTGATCAGTACTTGTGATCCTTAGACCCACAGGATGGACTATAGTTCTGTCCTATAAGATGAAGTTAAAAAGTGAAGTAGTCTTTTAGGCGAGGACCACTGTGGTGACTTGCTGTAAAAACACGGCTCATGtgtaaggccagtttcacactggcgtttatcTTTTCCAGGAGGaggacagcctgccggatccgtactacAGTTTACACCCATGTGCTGCCGGAAGTACGCCCAGAGCCATTCCCGATAATGGGGACCGGCCGGAGTACGGCAAATATGCAGAGGCAgccggacaaaaaaaaataatgctgtgTGCAGTGGTATTTGTCCGTCCGTCCGCCTCTCGGCAATATTTACCATGCTGCAGCCGGATCTCCAACAtgacccattatagtgaatggggccaggcggacttccggcagcacacggGTGTGTATACTGCagtacggatctggcaggctgttccactgCCGGAAAAGATAAACGCCAGTATGAAACTGGCCTAACTCATGCAAAAAGAGAACAAACTGGTTTTCACATTGTCACTTGTAAGCCTTTTTTGCCATCATACACCTTAGGctgaatgcacgcggccgtgttctgcagccgtgagcggtccgtggtatgccggcctggattcctgctgacagcaggagcgcacggcgtcattggctatgcgcttcatgccgccgctgcactacagtaatacactcatatgatctatatgagtgtattactgtagtgcagcggcggcatgaggcgcacagcgtcatagcaaccaatgatgccgtgcgctcctgctgtcagcaggaaatccaggccggcataccacggaccgctcatcgGCCTGCGGAACACTGGCCGTGATGCATTCGGCCTTACTGTGAattgtgggcaactaagcccttAAGGGCAGAGAAGCCAAGttagtgctccagactaaaaaaaaaaatacctaggagCCATTGGCTACTGAACTGAAAAATCTTGTCgccaaattttaaatacatataaattataattaaaaaagacttggaggagaagaggagaccGTAGTGAGTCAGCTGCTACATACAGCAGACTTCCTGCCAGAACTGGGAAACATAGGAGACTACAGCACCAGATACCTCTTCCATCCATTGACATCTCCTctcatgtagacgttctctttcctcttctcctttctttgacccagaccgccatggcagattctttcagccgcatctaggCTCTGCAGAGTTTGTTAAAAACATGTTAGATTTCTTAATTTTTCTATAAGCCTCCTCACATTTTTAACACAACCTCCCCACCCTGGTTtcccaacaatgtcatcctgctgtcCCTCCCAgccctgtgctccccaatgcccctgctgaaaaaatagtgaccccaggaGACAGTGTCCCTATGGTGCCCCCAGCAATTATGTTCCCTAGCGTGCCCTCCTCCATTAATAATAATGTCCGCTaaaatgccccccagtaataataaaaccctatattgtgctcccagtagtaatgcctgtataatgtcccctattatgtccctgtaatagaaatgcccctacagtgtctCCAGCATTAATATCTCCTATTTTACCCCAGGTAAAAATGCcactatagtgcccctagtagtaatgcccatgttaaaaaaaaaatcccgctaTAGTGCCCCAGGATTAAAATGCCCCCCTGTGCATCCAGTaatgccccatatagtgcccTCATTAAAAAATGCCCTGGTAATGCCCCCTATAAGACCTCCGTGTTAAAAGTCCGCAGTGCCACCAGCAATGGCCCTTATACTGTCCCCTGTATTAAAAACTCCTCAAGAGTGCCCCAATTATGCTGCCAGTTATGTCCCCCACAGCgcccctccagtagtaatgtcccccacagcgcccctccagtagtaatgtcccccacagcgcccctccagtagtaatgtcccccacagcgcccctccagtagtaatgtcccccacagcgcccctccagtagtaatgtcccccacagcgcccctccagtagtaatgtcccccacagcgcccctccagtagtaatgtcccccacagagcccctccagtagtaatgtcccccacagcgcccctccagtagtaatgtcccccacagcgcCCCTCCAGTAGTGTCCATTATAGTGCTCCCATTGAGTAATGCCCCAAAGTGCCCCTTcagtattatgcccccagcagtgcTATCCTTCCTGTTAGTAAAGGCCCCAAGATGGCAGTGAAAAAACAACAAGTAATACTCACCTGTATCCCACGTTCACAATGCAGGCCACAACCTCTTCTGGTCTACGGCCACATCGCATtatgtcatcacgcacgcctgcgcaggTATTTActacctcataggcttcaggccttctaagcctgaagcctatgagggttATCGGCAGCGGGGTAGAGtactatcatctcctgtgccccgccgcagtattgAACTGCAGAGCTGCAGTGGCGGGTCTTAtcaccatttgtaaattctaagtcgcattggagAGCATTTTGGTCACCATCTGGAGCACTGCAAGTACAGGGGGCCTAGCAAGGTGCAAAAATGAAAACTGTCACCAGCACTCCGAGTCTAGTGCCAAGCTCCCATCAGGACCAGAAGTCCGCTGTGATAACTACAtgcatggtcatgtgcatgaagacCGCACGTCACACTTCCAGTCCAGTGGGGACCCGAAGCAGTGGAGATAGGAGCCTTCAGCCCTCGAGTGCTTACTTTTGCACCCTGTCTGGCCACCTGATCATGAGTTTTCcgtctcggagaacccctttaatttgctgCTCCTCAAGAAGAATCTAGTTCTGGAGGGGGCAGGGTCGTCGCCTGTGATACAATATGAAGCGTCAGAGAATTACGGACAAGCCAACAGGACCAATCGCAACatttaaattaattttatttCATGTTCTTTTTAGAAATCTGAGATCAAACAGTGAACAGACGAACGTGGACGTCTTGTTACATGATCTGCAAATGTTCTGCCCGGTGACATGTTCGGCAGCAATGCCCTAGgtttaccagaaaaaaaataatctccttTTTTCACAACAGCAACGTTAGGGCTTAGAAACGCAGCCAGTACATAGCACTGCGGATGCGGTTGTAGTCAGGAACCTGCTCAACGGGACCTAAGGAAAGATGAGAAGATGACGCTGTAAATATATTCTCACCTGTAATTAAACTTCATTACTGAGGTGCAATCAATAGGACTGCAGCTCAGCAAACAAAAGACCATTCAGCAGCCGTGTCCCTCAGATAAACTTACCAACTGAAGCCACGGCAGGACACCTATCGTACAGGTATTTGGAGCAGATCTCCCTCAGTGTCTTGGTATTGACAGCCTGTAAGAAGACATGACATAAATGGAGATTTCATCCTTCCCAGCACAAGGGGCCTGTCACATGGACATGGAGATGAGGCAGTATGAGGGTGATGAACAATCACCACTACGATAATTCGTCCACCACCATTCCACTGTTTGTTGTCAGAACATCTCTGTGTACCAGGGTCgatgtgctgccagcaaacaactaTTTTAGGTGCCACATGAATGAACATTTGCTCATTTGGTGATCTGTGGCACATTTACACGTGTCAATTATCGGAAACCAGCATTCGTATAAACTCTGGTCCCCGACAGTCGGCCTCATCCTTTAcgcgtgtaaagggcccttacttctcttaTATTCTCTGAAAATTAACCAAGACAAGGGGCAGACGGACGGGGGTATAACTTCAGGATCAGACTATACAGGGTTTGTTATCTGTTAGCATGCATACACATAGATCTGCAAAATAGTAGAAGATTTTTTAAAATCAAGACTACAAGTAAGATTTATGCAAATTtttctagattttttattttttttgcattggacCCCAACCTGGAAAATGGTTGCAAGTCGacctagcttttttttttttttattacagaaatTCATTTTTCCAGGAAAAATTATTTCACTGGTGCATCACATATTGTAGCTAAAAGCAGACAATAGCTTTAATAATAGACCTGCATATGTCCAGAGTGTAAACTGCTCTATTCAAGTTGCAGGCACCTCAATGGGGACTGGATGGAGAGCACTGACGTGGGGTGACTGATGTATACACTGTCTATCTGCGTAGAACTGTTGATGCATCCTCCTCCCGAACTAATGGTCCATCACCAAAGGGCTTGCACATGCTATAAGATACCACTTCACTAGACATTTGAGGATGCGGAAGCAAAATCAGGGGGTGTAGCGGCATTATATAGCCAGTGCAATCAGACTAAGCCTGAGTGAATACTCACATCAATCCTGGAATTCCATTCCTCCAGAGAGATTCGCTGGCCATAAGCCAAAACCTGACGCCCAATATCTTCACACACAGGGGTTGTTCCTATAGAATCACACCGAAACATAAGATGTCAATGTGAGCTTTGCAGTCTTCGTTTCCCCCCACACTTATAATACCAACGTACCATCCAGCTGGGCCACCAGAGTGCTTTTCAAGGTCTTCTTAGCTTGGGCCAGTTCGCCGTCAGTTGCACTGGTACAAATACGCATCCTGTGgaatagatatataaaaaaaaaaaactgagtgacGGCTTCGTAAACTGTGCAATAACACAAttcccctgtgatggaactgtaAGAAAATGGAACATACACTGCCACGTTCCACCATGGATCACAGCTGACTGCTGGGATTTTCCCATTAAACAGAAATCATGCTTTCTGCTTACCACTCTCCCTGAGCAACGTGGAGCATGTCCTCAATATTATGTTTATCGGTCACAAAGTGAAGGCCGAAAAGGCCTGTGTCTGAGTAGCGGATATTGAAGGACTGGAAACTCTGGCACAGGTTGTACTCGGCAGAAGTCCTTGCCACATTGCTGGAAAGAttctacaaaaataaataaaattattggggaaatacaactcccatcatgtttAGCCCTCAGTAACTTGTGCTATAATATTTGATCATTACTAAATGAACAAATATTCTGTGGTGGAGAGCTGGCTTCATTATGCTCACCTTCCCGCCTCCATATGTAGCGTCATAGTTGCTAATGATGGTGTTCGCCAAAGCCAGAGCAACATTATCGGTGCTATTCCATCCTGGTCCTTCAACTGCTATAGCAACATGAGCCAGGGGCAGGTCGTCGTTGCGGGCAGAGAGCTAAAAAGGGACAAACGGAAAAATTCTGATAACACAATtaatgcaaaaaacaaacccaAAACCCAGACGCTCTGGGGTCACACTGACAAATGGAGCTGCTCTTACTGGAACTGgcagcagggacacccccccaaacCCATTTTCCAGGTTTAGGATATTGATGGTgtagcctcaggataggccatcaatattagaccAGTGGAGGTCCAACTATAGATACTACTGATGACCAGCTGTTTGAATAGCCCACTGCGCTCATAGGAGTGCTGCTGCCTTTTCACGGCTTCACAGGGAGCCATTTACcagcacgcagcctgcaaggcAGTGCATTGTATTGCTCCTTCTGCACATGGTTTGCTTGGAGTTTGTGGAGATACATGggactgcataggagctgtatacactaAATAGTCTGCAGAGCTGCTTCATTTCAGATGCATTGGAGCAAtaattcaaaaaataaataaaaaaggtgcaTACAGCATATAAGCCATTAAAGGTGCAAATACTCACTGCACTTCCAGTAAACCTGCATGGGGAAAGCACAGGGATAACGCCATCCTCATATTCTGAAGAAAGTCCACCAAAGTGTCTTTGGGCTAGGTCACACAGTTCCTTGTGATTGACTCCTGAGGACAAGGGAACATTTAAAGCTACATATAACACCTGTGATGAAATTATCCAATATATATTCATTTACAGACGCTCGGGGGAAGGAGGAGAACTGACAATAAATAATAGCAAATTGGGCTTATATTAATGAAACGGGTCCATGATGGACATAGGGTTACCTCCTGCTGCTGCAAGGACCATACGAGGTGCCTTGTAGTGTAGGTTGACGTATTCAAGAAGATCGGCCCGTGTGAACTTCCTAAAAGAAAAGATCACCaagaaaatttatatatatacacacacacacacacacacacacacacacacacacacacacacacatacatacacacacacacacacacatatacacatccATGAATATAAGATAAGAATGCATGTCTGACATGAATATCCCACTACGGTCAATGGACAAACATGAAATAATGGATCCTGTTATCACCGTCATACGCTGCTACTATTGCACACAAGCACCAGTGAAGACTGGAAATTTTTCTTTCCATTTTGCCCTTTTCACCAGCCACTCCAATACAGAACCACTCACTTCACATTTTCAGTGGGGCCCACAACAGTGAGGCCTAGGGGAGTTCCTTGGTATGCAGTGGCATGGAGGTAATCAAATGTCACTTCTTGGAGGTTAGAGTCAAGCTCCTGGATCTCCCTCAGCACCACCTCCCGTGTCTTCTCGATCTGAGAGTCCTCCAGGCTCTTATTCTGAACCACATCAGCCAGAATCTCGACAGCTGAGAACAGAGAATGATGACAGACACGTCCTGGAACACGGCAGCCATGATGTGCATAAGGATAAACGGTTGCGGCTGGGGCTCTTGTGGATACACACCTTAAAGGCTATTGACAcctacagggcattttttttttctatgattgCATTTTGCTATTTTTGggctaaaaacattttttcaattggtccttattaaaaatgttcagccatttttGAGACACAGA
The Bufo gargarizans isolate SCDJY-AF-19 chromosome 2, ASM1485885v1, whole genome shotgun sequence genome window above contains:
- the LOC122926473 gene encoding cytochrome b-c1 complex subunit 1, mitochondrial; the protein is MRASVCLTVSWKMAASVYRAGNAAGKAFFCARSPALFCLKRNRSAVSYAQSLSNIPDTQISALDNGLRVASEESGQPTCTVGVWISAGSRYENEKNNGAGYFLEHLAFKGTKKRPQTALEQEVESIGAHLSTYTTREQTAIYIKAQSKDLPKAVEILADVVQNKSLEDSQIEKTREVVLREIQELDSNLQEVTFDYLHATAYQGTPLGLTVVGPTENVKKFTRADLLEYVNLHYKAPRMVLAAAGGVNHKELCDLAQRHFGGLSSEYEDGVIPVLSPCRFTGSALSARNDDLPLAHVAIAVEGPGWNSTDNVALALANTIISNYDATYGGGKNLSSNVARTSAEYNLCQSFQSFNIRYSDTGLFGLHFVTDKHNIEDMLHVAQGEWMRICTSATDGELAQAKKTLKSTLVAQLDGTTPVCEDIGRQVLAYGQRISLEEWNSRIDAVNTKTLREICSKYLYDRCPAVASVGPVEQVPDYNRIRSAMYWLRF